The genomic window CTCCCCTATGCTTTATAAGAGGAATTAAATCTTTTAATGTCGATGTTGTTGCAAACAGGATCTACCCGGACGTCATTCCATCCATCAAAAGGTGGAGAGGACAAGGCCTAAAAGTCTACATTTACTCCTCCGGAAGCGTCGAGGCACAGAAACTTCTGTTTGGATACTCTGTGGAAGGAGATGTTTTAGATGTAAGTAGCATCGCTTCTCTCATCAAATATCTGATTCtcacaatacaaacaattaaGACTTTTCAATACAAACATGTTGATAttgacattaaaataacattttctggCTTTTCTGTACATTTTGTCTTGGAAATGctattttaaatttgaaaaggTCAGTGTAATCTCTTTATGTCATAGACCTTATTGTGCTTAattagatgtgtttgtgtgttttttttcctcccccagTTATTTGATGGTCACTTTGACACCAGTATAGGGCCAAAGGTTGACAGCAAAAGCTATGAAAGAATTGCCGAGAGGATCGGATGTCAGCCTGAGGAAATCACATTCCTGACAGACGTCACTCGAGGTTCGTACTATTCTGAACTACTCACCTAATTCAGCATCAGAAATTCATACTGTAGTCGCCAGGATGTGTTCCCTCTAAAGAAGTTTGTCTGATGTGGTGCTTACGTCAGGTTTTTATACGTTAATTCTGTCCTTGTATTAGTTATTGTGATTATAAAACGCTTTTCTGAGTAGCAGGAGCCAGTACAGCTCATTATAAGAACTGTTACGCCTGCAGTCATGTGTAAATAaaaggttccctgtggagttttcctGAAACAACAGTTCTGTTGAGAGTATCCTGGAGGTCGTTCCtcttaaaacatttgcagagtATTTAAATTTTGCATCATTTACATCCTTGTTCACTAGCCTGCAGtcgtctttttcttcttcttttctgccTTTTACTGGTGCATTGCTGTGTTTGTTGTAGGGTTGAACCATTTTGAAAAAACATCtaattgcaattattttgactgatattgcaaCTTGTGATATCAGAGggaatgatcatttttacattgtttttctcattttcattgaaaaacacattaaaatgattatggtgtgatttttgcaggTATCTGTACCGATCAAAGATGTTTTATTAAGTCAGTAGAATATGATGTGTAGCTCAGaacatctctgcagcacaatgatatttattatatgatatttaatttaaaatggtattttgagACACATTTCTCCTTCAACAAAAATTGCGCCTCCTGCAATttgaaaattgcaggtcataCTGCAATTTCTATAAAATTTCAAGTGATTGTTCAGCTTTAGTTTCTTGCCACATTtcagccacctgtagatcagtggaataatATGAAACTATTGACAGGACTGTAACTGTATGTAAGACAAAGCAAACAGTGATCGACTCATTAAAAAACTGCTCCACAGTGTTACTagaggtcaaaaactccacaggatcCCTCTTTAATCCAGAAGAATCTGCATCTAAATAGTTTTCTACTTTTTAAAGGAGCCCAGCCTCTCTACATAATGTTTAGATGATGATCTCACAGagatctttttcttcttttagtttctattttgacagttttgtttttattttaagctTGTATTGTTCACCTTTTCAGagttatttaactttattttctgatcttaTTATTTGTCTTGCTCAGCTTTCTCTAGTTTTATtgataaattttattttaaattgctgtttttattgttgctcATGTTGTTTGGACTACAGCTGCAGCAATGAGTCAATCGATTAGTCGACCAACAGAAAattactattttgataatcgaataattgacaaaaaagtcattttgtcataaaaaatgctaaatttctCCGGTTCCAGCTCGTCAAATGTGaattttttctggtttcttttgtcctctatgacagtaaactgaatatatttgggttgtggacaaaacatgacatttacagGTTGCATCTCCAGCTTTGAGAAACAGAgatccacatttttcatcattttctgacattttatagaccaaacgactaattcATTAATCGAGATTAAtcgctaatgaaaataatggttattTGCAGTCCTGGTGTGGACCTCAGGAAGACTAGCGATCACTTTGTGGAAGCTAATAAAGAATTTAGTTTGATGGGCCGACcatttagaaaataaaagatCATATTTCACCTGGGATTgacatgtgtgtatatatatttattggtGGGTTTGTCGTTGCAGAGGCTAAAGCGGCTGAGGACGTCGGGGTGAACGTGGCGGTGGTCGTCAGGCCTGGAAACATGGAGCTGACGGATGAAGAGCGAGCCCACTATAACCTCATCACATCCTTTAGCCAACTGGAACTGACGGGACGCGCTTAACACGACGCGgaggacgagagagagagagcgagaactTCTCTGACTTAATTTCATAACGACCCATCCCGTCTCTTCTTTGctccccccttcccctcctcctttttttttttttttttttttgcaactctgatgtttttgttttgtccacattGACGGTTTAAAAGGTGCAGGAGGTGCTGCTCGGACTACAGTTAGCCACCAACACGGCTAACGAAGTCTGAGCCTCGAGGAAGTCCCGTCATACAGTTCTTTCAGGATGACTTTCAAACGGAAaacggaggagaggagcaggaactcaaaaaaaataaaagaggctTAAAAGAAGCAACGAAGCCTGAAGGAAACTGCACATTAACACGTCGactctttttatctttttagaTGAACCATGTTCGTTTGCCACGTCTCATCCTCTTTAGTCAAATCTTTCCAgtcgtgtgtgtatgtgtgtgagttatATTTGTCACCGTTTTTTTGTAAACATGTTCCAGTCATGCACATAGCAGATGTTATGaagttttattcagtgattGAAACTGTTGGACATTGTAATGTTTTAGTAAATAGATCAACAGTATAGATGCATTCGCTGACAGAAAGTTCTCATTTCAAACTTTGTTCAAATGTCTTAATTAATCCCCTTAATTAATGTCTATTTAAATGTGCCATCCTTGTTGTTTATCTGTAATGTAGGTcatgaaaaaagttaaaaattgCCAAATTGATGATTTATGTGTGAAACATAATTGGTATAATTCAGGAAATgatgatctaaaaaaaaaaatcttccaatAAATGCCTTGTCTCACATAAAAGCCGGCGTGAATGTTCATGTTCAGCAGTGtgtaaaaatccttaaaaaatgttccctgtaatgcaaaaacatcaacatttaaCCACTTTGACTGTAAAGCTAAAATggttaaagggtcagttcacacaaaacataaaatcataaatcaatTTCTAGTTGGTTTTGAGTCGTCAGagaagttttggttttatgtattttgagCTTCATCAGGAGATAAATGATTCAGTTCATTCTAATCATTGACAGTATGCAGTTCATCTGTGAACATCCTGGTGGTAGAAGAAGCTCCACCTCttgggaattgtagtttttaagtGAGGCATACAAACGGAATACAAAAAAGGGTGTGCAACACAGTGAATACAGGaaaaacatcagacaaaaatagaataaagaGCTATAGAGGGGTGTCAGGAACTTTAAACCCTAAATTTTACACtggaaatgaagaaaacatcttgGATTACAGCGTAACACTCATTATAGTGCCAACATTATTAAGGAGTGACCACACCACCCTAGTTCAATGGAACTTATTACTCGTTTTCTTTCcaagagttggatgagaagattCAATCAACCTTCTCATTTAACTCCCAGCAAGAAAAGCAaacaagtgtatttcccaaaatgtctaaatatTCCTTCAAAGTTGGTGTTTTAAGGTgattaacaaacaaaaacaaaatgttctggTTACTCCAATAATCCAGTCAGCTTTCATTGGAACGACACCCCAcctgagaaacagcagctgtgaaaaCTCAAAGGTGATACATTTATagatgctgtaaaaaaaaaaaaaaaaatatatatatatatatatatatatataaaaactaattttgctgtatttttattgaTACTGATTGCTTGCTGTGCAAAGCTGCATTTTAAGAATAACAACGTAAGCAGTCATAGATCTGTACAATCCTACAAAACTAAAACATCTGAAAAGTTACAAAAGcttataatgttttaaaaaaaaacacaaaactacatCACCAATAAAAACGTTcttgtataaaaataacatgattGATAAACTgagctgattttttttggtgtggcatttaaaaaaaaaaaaaggtcacttttaaatgtttatgaataaaaatatataactttTAAACATGCATACATGAAGTAGTGATCATTTCGCTAACGGTAACACTAgtgtgactttaaaaaaaaacactttttgttcAGATGAAATGAAAACGTCATCGTCAGATACGTGCGTCTCGTTCAGCTGGACTTGAGGATCTTGAGTCGGCGCGGTCAAATGTCCGTGTGCTTGATGCCGAAGCGGCTGTGACGAAACTCGATGGCAAAAGTGCCGATGAAGGTGAGGAAGAACATGACCAGAGCCCACTGGCTTCGTGACGCCTCCATGAGGAGGCGCTGAGACACCAGAGAGAAATCTGCAGCAGCTGAGTTAAGGGTGAGACACTCGAACGAAGAATTACagtaagaaaagagaaaatgtaaaaaaaaaaatgaggccgcaattttctatatttttattattgtcaacaaaactgatctgtgtgtatccaaagatgatatatcttattaattTGTGCCGTAGatctccgttgttgtccaaaaactattaaaaacacgtcacagcgatcacattttcagtctcaggagagtagttctgtgtaagtcagatgctagcttgttgtgctacatgtcacaaccttttgactttgtactgaagtgaattttacattgtagtagaaagtcaagaggttgtgaagctagtgaagctctgtaaacggagctgcgttcctgcacatgctcagtggcatctgtCTTACAAGGAACTTCTCTTTGGAGACTGAAAACTGCTATTCAtcaacggaggaataagatatatcaggctttggatacacacacaatacttgtaagtagatcagttcattgttggtttgtctccaaacatgagatctgttgacaataagaaaaatatagaaaattgcagCCTTGTCCTTTAAATcttcaaatgaaatatatgcacatattcatagattctggattatTCAATGAGGAACAAGGagtaatttgtaattttgagtttttaacagttaaactgaactttttttgtggaaaaactatctGATTCTCACATTATTAGTCAGTATTTTTGTCTGTAGGGGATCTTTAACtgatttttcaagcaaatacTTGATGATTCAAGCTTCTCAAAGGtgaaaatttgctgctttttcttgtgTTACGTGATGataaacttaatatttttagGTTGGACtcttaacaaacaaaacaagcaatctgaagatGTAACTGtgggctgtaaaaaaaaatgcatttttcacaattttcttacactttatagaccaaacgatcaATCAGTTAAagaatctgcagattaatcgataatgacaGTAATTTTTGGTTGCAGTCTTATAATATTTAAATTCataaccagtggtggaaagtaatgaATACGTTTACTCCAGTACTGTATTCTGGTTGGGGTACTTGTagtttatttgagtatttccattttcagctACTTTATACTTACTACTCCACTATGTTTATTTGATAACTTTAGTAACTAGTTATtttgcagattcagattaaTAATCAACAAATATATTATGATGTATTATTACAAGATTACTTTACATACTGCAGAGTAACTTGTGAATTTCCCTCGAGGGTTCAATAGTCTTATCTTCATAATTATccaataatccaataataatctaataaatataataatcattattcTGAAATTTGCCATTCTGCATAGTGAGTACTATTGGTACATCAAGTATATTTTGATgctaatacttttgtacttaagtaaagtaaaatatctgagTGCTTCTTCCATCATTGTTTATATACAATATGTCAGTCATTACCttttaaatgtgtctgttaCTCTTATTAAACTGGTTCCAGTAAAAGGATACAGAGGATCATGCAGACAGTGATGGATGCCGACAACAGGAAGCGGATGATTCCGACAGTCTTCCCTTCATTCTTTAAGTTAGCTTTCAGAGTGATATATGTCTGCACCCAGCAGACCAACGTTCCCGGTACAAATGTCATGAAGGTGCCCAAGTTGTGAATCATCTCTTCAAGGAAtaactaaaacacaaataatacagATCAGTTAACTCGCTCTCTACCTGCCATGAGTCCATCTATGACTTGGCGTATAAACAGTTATCTGTCGGTGGTGGGTATTACCTGGAAGTTCCCAACAAGCGTCATTCCAAAGCAGCTGAGAGAAAAAAGCGCCAGACTGCAGACGTTCAgccaatgttttatttctcttttcagcTGAACGTATCTGAGGATGGCAATAATTAAGcctgaaagagagaagaaatataaatatgaacagTTGGCTCTGTTATATATGTATCTTATAAACATCATCTGTTCATAGATTGAGGGATGAATTTGGTGATAGTTtaatttttcttgttgtcaccaaattaaatgaaaagacaACTTATTGGTTCTACTaattgtctgtgtagccaaaacctgatatatggtattcctctgtgctgtagagcttcATCCTATAAATATCAGTGTTTGCCTCTGTGGGATCTTGTGTTATCAATGTATAAACAGGATGTATCAACACTGGTGCATCACTGCTTTTACCCAGAAACGCTGCCAGGTTCATGACCTCGCTGAAGACGAAGCTGGCTGGTGGAAAGTTTCCTGCAATACTGAGAGAAGACGAAGGaggatttttttgtatttgcttaATTAGAATAAAGCTCACTTACAACAACAGCAAAGCTTTTCTCATTAAAAAGGTAAATGATGTGGACGTACCTGATGAAGGGAGCATATAAGGATTTGGATCCATTTCTTCTcctaaaaaacaaattaaaaattatatataattatataacttAATccaaagatatacagtatatatgaaaaaaaacattatttgctgtgctggaaagagatgttgctgatttattttccaGTCATActgaggtggaggcagaaatctcaagTTAAACTAAAAATATCTGCTAATATTAAGAAATATTTCCATGCAATTTCTACTAAACAGCTTATCGGAAATTACAACttgtaatattgtttaattCTTACTTGTATTGGGAGCTCAGAGGTACAATCTTCTCATCTGCGACAGCTACAAAGTATCTGTTAAAACATGTGCTGAACATGAGCTGAACATACTTCAAAACTTGCATTTAGAGTGTTTTTACAGTTCAGTATTGCTACTTAAGgatctcagtacttcttccactactgtgTATGTGACAAACAGGCCAAGACAGGtagtcacatacagtatttagtaTATAACTGAACTTACACCATCCACAGTCCGGCAGCTGTGAAGATGGAGAAGATAAGAGGCAGAAGAGCCCACAGGCTGCACTTACACATCTTGTCTGTGAAGCACAcaagggaaagagaaagagaaagtccATTATTAGTGTTTTATCTGCGTATGTTCTCTTTTTACCTGCAGGGACCTGAGAGGGCCGACTGCGTGACAAACATTTTGGAGCTCTTCAACACTTGGATGAAGTTTCCTGTTCAAAAATGTGTCTCTTTCGTGGTTTCACTAATTCTTTAAACTGAGCAGAAGCAGGTTCTGATATAGTTCACACCCAAATCTCAGCCTGTAAACTGTGCATGCAGAGCAAGCAGACTGGAAAAAACAAGCAGGaagcaaacaggaaaacagtctgCTTACCTCGAATTTTGCTGAAATCTGTAACTTG from Thunnus maccoyii chromosome 19, fThuMac1.1, whole genome shotgun sequence includes these protein-coding regions:
- the tmem150c gene encoding transmembrane protein 150C isoform X2 — encoded protein: MSRYFVAVADEKIVPLSSQYKRRNGSKSLYAPFISIAGNFPPASFVFSEVMNLAAFLGLIIAILRYVQLKREIKHWLNVCSLALFSLSCFGMTLVGNFQLFLEEMIHNLGTFMTFVPGTLVCWVQTYITLKANLKNEGKTVGIIRFLLSASITVCMILYFSLVSQRLLMEASRSQWALVMFFLTFIGTFAIEFRHSRFGIKHTDI
- the tmem150c gene encoding transmembrane protein 150C isoform X1; this translates as MCKCSLWALLPLIFSIFTAAGLWMVYFVAVADEKIVPLSSQYKRRNGSKSLYAPFISIAGNFPPASFVFSEVMNLAAFLGLIIAILRYVQLKREIKHWLNVCSLALFSLSCFGMTLVGNFQLFLEEMIHNLGTFMTFVPGTLVCWVQTYITLKANLKNEGKTVGIIRFLLSASITVCMILYFSLVSQRLLMEASRSQWALVMFFLTFIGTFAIEFRHSRFGIKHTDI
- the enoph1 gene encoding enolase-phosphatase E1 — its product is MATVSIPSCTSALLLDIEGTTTPITFVKDILFPYIREHLEDYLSTHWEEDECKQDVHLLKKQIEEDMKQNRACPVHAVDQTVHTDEEKAIREVMENVLWQMAADRKSTALKQLQGHMWRAAYASGRIKGEIYPDVIPSIKRWRGQGLKVYIYSSGSVEAQKLLFGYSVEGDVLDLFDGHFDTSIGPKVDSKSYERIAERIGCQPEEITFLTDVTREAKAAEDVGVNVAVVVRPGNMELTDEERAHYNLITSFSQLELTGRA